Proteins encoded in a region of the Stieleria neptunia genome:
- a CDS encoding F0F1 ATP synthase subunit A: MSGVQISVDQWVLWQSEAWPMVKINATITFTWGVMALLAIGSWWVTRRLSTDTTVPKFQNVLEVVVGGMRDQIREVSGRDPGQYLAFVGTLFLFICVANLLSIVPGYQPPTASLSTTAALATCVFIAVPIYGIAVQGPRAYLQHYLRPTPLMLPFNIIGEFSRTLALAVRLYGNMMSGTVIAAILIGFVPLFVPILMQVLGLLTGLIQAYIFAVLAMVYIASATTVYRQREPTSKATDAEMNEHSPGYRIAGEHHE, translated from the coding sequence ATGAGCGGAGTGCAGATTTCGGTCGACCAATGGGTGCTTTGGCAATCCGAAGCCTGGCCGATGGTCAAGATCAACGCCACGATCACGTTCACGTGGGGCGTGATGGCTTTGTTGGCGATCGGATCGTGGTGGGTGACGCGTCGATTGTCCACCGACACGACAGTTCCCAAGTTCCAAAACGTGTTGGAAGTGGTCGTCGGTGGGATGCGAGACCAGATTCGCGAGGTCAGCGGTCGCGATCCGGGCCAGTACCTGGCCTTTGTCGGCACGCTGTTTCTGTTCATCTGCGTCGCCAATCTGCTCAGTATCGTGCCCGGGTATCAACCGCCGACGGCATCGTTGTCGACGACCGCGGCGCTGGCGACGTGTGTGTTCATCGCCGTGCCGATCTATGGGATCGCGGTTCAGGGACCACGCGCCTACTTGCAACACTACCTTCGCCCGACCCCGTTGATGTTGCCCTTCAACATCATCGGCGAATTTTCCCGAACGCTCGCGTTGGCCGTTCGACTGTACGGCAACATGATGAGCGGGACCGTGATCGCCGCGATCTTGATCGGGTTTGTTCCGTTGTTTGTCCCGATTTTGATGCAAGTGCTGGGGCTGCTGACGGGATTGATCCAAGCGTACATCTTTGCGGTCTTGGCGATGGTCTACATCGCTTCGGCCACGACCGTTTATCGCCAGCGTGAGCCGACGTCGAAAGCGACAGACGCTGAAATGAACGAACATTCCCCAGGTTACCGAATTGCCGGAGAGCATCATGAATAG
- a CDS encoding ATP synthase subunit I, with translation MFESIEIILAAGLGAMLAVFYFGGLWWTLRCLSTSQRPLAIYFASLTTRMVIALLVFTGFAAYGVWQTFAACFLGFLITRIALLRFLGREPSLATAAQRSGP, from the coding sequence ATGTTTGAATCCATCGAAATCATCTTGGCCGCCGGCTTGGGCGCCATGCTTGCGGTCTTTTATTTCGGCGGCCTTTGGTGGACGCTCCGTTGCCTGTCGACATCGCAGCGACCGCTGGCGATCTACTTTGCCAGCCTGACGACCCGGATGGTGATCGCGCTGCTGGTGTTCACCGGCTTTGCCGCCTACGGCGTTTGGCAGACGTTTGCGGCGTGTTTCTTAGGATTCCTGATCACGCGGATCGCGCTGCTGCGATTTTTGGGGCGGGAACCCAGCTTGGCGACCGCGGCCCAACGGAGCGGACCATGA
- the atpD gene encoding F0F1 ATP synthase subunit beta — protein sequence MNRPVNLGRVVSVRGSVIDAHFDDVLPAINHELRTGPDGEVVVEVAGQLDPHTVRGIALNSTQGLARGTAIRDLGRPLGVPVGKKLLGRALNVFGQPIDDDERLDELPRRSIHQTPPAIAQRATQSEVFETGIKAIDLLSPLERGGKAGLFGGAGVGKTVLITELIHNVVSKHSGVSLFCGIGERCREAEELYREMGQAGVRDNTIMVFGQMNEPPGARFRVGHAALTLAEYFRDDARQDVLLLIDNIFRFIQAGMEVSGLMGQLPSRVGYQPSLATDLAELEERICSTASGAITSVQAVYVPADDFTDPSAVHAFSHLSATVVLSRKRASEGLYPAIDPLQSTSEMLLPQIVGENHYQVASDVRRTLANYEELKDIIAMLGMEELSRDDRRTVNRARRIERFLTQPFITTEQFTGAKGKTVPIQDTLEGCTRILDDEFHDVPERSLYMIGTIDQVRGTEP from the coding sequence GTGAATCGCCCGGTCAACCTGGGCCGTGTGGTTTCTGTGCGAGGCAGTGTCATAGACGCACACTTTGACGATGTGCTGCCGGCGATCAATCATGAGTTGCGGACGGGGCCCGATGGCGAGGTCGTGGTGGAAGTCGCCGGGCAACTTGATCCGCACACCGTCCGTGGCATCGCGCTCAATTCCACGCAAGGGCTGGCGCGCGGCACCGCCATCCGTGATCTGGGACGACCACTCGGCGTGCCGGTGGGAAAGAAGTTGCTCGGTCGGGCACTCAATGTGTTTGGTCAGCCCATCGATGACGACGAGCGGTTGGACGAGCTGCCGCGTCGCAGCATTCACCAGACGCCGCCGGCGATCGCCCAACGCGCGACGCAATCCGAAGTTTTCGAAACCGGGATCAAGGCGATCGACCTGCTCTCGCCGCTGGAACGCGGCGGCAAGGCGGGGCTGTTCGGCGGTGCCGGTGTCGGCAAAACCGTGTTGATCACCGAGTTGATCCACAACGTGGTCTCCAAGCATTCGGGCGTCAGTCTGTTTTGTGGCATCGGCGAACGCTGTCGCGAAGCCGAGGAACTGTACCGGGAAATGGGCCAGGCCGGGGTGCGTGACAACACGATCATGGTGTTCGGTCAAATGAACGAACCACCGGGGGCACGCTTTCGCGTCGGTCACGCCGCTTTGACGTTGGCGGAATATTTTCGCGACGACGCGCGGCAGGACGTCTTGCTGCTGATCGACAACATTTTCCGGTTCATCCAAGCCGGCATGGAAGTCTCTGGGTTGATGGGCCAACTGCCGTCGCGTGTCGGGTACCAGCCCTCGCTGGCGACCGATCTGGCGGAGTTGGAGGAACGGATTTGTTCGACCGCGTCGGGGGCGATCACGTCGGTGCAAGCGGTGTATGTGCCGGCCGATGATTTTACCGATCCGTCGGCCGTGCACGCGTTCTCGCACCTTTCGGCGACGGTCGTGTTGAGCCGTAAACGCGCCTCCGAGGGGCTGTATCCGGCGATCGATCCGCTGCAGTCGACCTCGGAAATGCTGCTGCCGCAAATCGTCGGCGAGAACCACTACCAAGTCGCCAGCGATGTCCGCCGAACCCTGGCCAACTACGAGGAACTGAAAGACATCATCGCCATGCTGGGCATGGAGGAACTTTCGCGAGACGACCGACGCACCGTCAATCGCGCCCGGCGGATCGAACGGTTTCTGACCCAGCCGTTCATCACCACCGAGCAGTTCACCGGCGCCAAAGGCAAGACGGTTCCGATTCAAGACACGCTGGAAGGATGCACGCGAATCTTGGATGATGAATTTCATGACGTCCCCGAGCGTTCGCTCTACATGATCGGGACGATCGATCAAGTCCGGGGCACGGAACCATGA
- a CDS encoding AtpZ/AtpI family protein, translating into MSDSDHDRPSDTAEEFHSDLERDVSTREQRKLRAREEVHRTIWFGLGTFGLVGWSVTLPALAGIATGIWIDHRFPSRFSWTLMLLVLGVALGCFNAWRWVSRESQNESRQ; encoded by the coding sequence ATGAGCGATTCCGATCACGACCGGCCGAGCGACACAGCGGAAGAGTTTCACAGTGATCTGGAACGCGACGTTTCGACGCGGGAACAACGAAAGTTAAGGGCGCGGGAGGAGGTCCACCGAACGATCTGGTTCGGCTTGGGGACGTTCGGCTTGGTCGGCTGGTCGGTCACGCTGCCCGCGCTCGCCGGGATCGCGACCGGGATTTGGATCGATCATCGGTTTCCGAGTCGGTTCTCGTGGACGTTGATGCTGCTGGTGTTGGGCGTCGCGTTGGGTTGTTTCAACGCGTGGCGTTGGGTTTCCCGCGAGAGTCAAAACGAATCAAGGCAATAA
- a CDS encoding TIGR03067 domain-containing protein: MRFQLPLLVLFCVAALISSPDAGAADKGLEALQGNWTAEVETENGKKKATLRVDGKKIRFDGPEGKEWYEGTFEIDANAKPKRISVRIEDCPIEQFKKQIAEGIYTLDEDTWTVCATAPGAPEGPSGFDDEKARTIEFKKEK, translated from the coding sequence ATGCGATTTCAACTCCCGTTGCTCGTTCTGTTTTGCGTCGCTGCCCTGATCTCCAGTCCTGACGCAGGAGCTGCGGACAAGGGGCTGGAAGCACTGCAGGGAAATTGGACGGCCGAAGTCGAAACGGAGAACGGCAAGAAAAAGGCGACGCTGCGTGTCGACGGAAAGAAGATCCGGTTCGATGGTCCGGAGGGCAAAGAATGGTACGAGGGAACCTTTGAAATCGATGCCAACGCCAAACCGAAACGCATTTCGGTTCGCATCGAAGATTGCCCGATCGAGCAATTCAAAAAGCAGATTGCCGAAGGCATCTACACGCTCGACGAAGACACCTGGACGGTCTGCGCGACCGCACCCGGCGCCCCCGAAGGCCCATCGGGGTTCGACGACGAAAAGGCCAGGACGATCGAGTTTAAGAAGGAAAAGTAG
- a CDS encoding Sec-independent protein translocase subunit TatA/TatB produces MFGLSPFEMMVIGVIAVVLFGGNLPDVARKAGGIYREFRSRLNEVQREFRAAEYEATKALNPYESSKVEPDDDEEPSEPAAPKFTPPS; encoded by the coding sequence ATGTTCGGGCTCAGTCCCTTTGAAATGATGGTGATCGGGGTGATCGCAGTCGTCTTGTTCGGCGGCAATCTTCCCGACGTGGCTCGCAAAGCGGGCGGCATCTATCGTGAATTCCGCAGTCGCCTCAACGAGGTCCAGCGAGAGTTCCGCGCCGCCGAGTATGAAGCGACCAAGGCGCTCAATCCTTACGAATCGTCGAAGGTCGAACCCGACGATGATGAGGAACCTTCCGAGCCGGCGGCGCCCAAGTTCACACCACCGTCTTAA
- a CDS encoding CBS domain-containing protein — protein MHTEKTPTARDIMNTHVQCVPPEMMLGEIVSFLLKHKISNAPVVKHDGNVKHLLGFISEGDCLEFLANEMFYGNPSPTQTATTIMKKHPTCVGPDTDVFALTSIFMSHQFRHLPVVDGDQHLLGIISRRDILHALDDFYHKWNRSSDRERFPVDVHKIMNHRFIVTG, from the coding sequence ATGCACACCGAAAAGACGCCGACGGCCCGCGATATCATGAACACGCACGTCCAATGCGTTCCGCCCGAGATGATGTTGGGGGAGATTGTTTCGTTCTTGTTGAAACACAAGATCTCGAACGCCCCCGTGGTCAAACACGACGGCAATGTGAAGCACCTGCTGGGCTTCATCTCCGAAGGCGATTGCCTGGAATTCCTCGCCAACGAAATGTTTTACGGCAATCCCAGCCCGACGCAGACCGCCACCACGATCATGAAAAAACATCCGACCTGCGTCGGCCCCGACACCGACGTGTTTGCGTTGACGTCGATTTTTATGAGTCACCAATTTCGCCATCTGCCCGTGGTCGACGGGGATCAACATCTGCTGGGGATCATCAGCCGCCGCGATATCCTTCACGCACTCGACGATTTCTACCACAAATGGAATCGCTCCAGTGACCGAGAACGGTTCCCCGTCGACGTCCACAAGATCATGAACCACCGGTTCATTGTCACCGGTTGA
- the tatA gene encoding twin-arginine translocase TatA/TatE family subunit: protein MSVCGVASGLYAMGLFAIGFPGMPEMLIVLFLALLLFGGAKLPGLMRNLGKSANEFKRGMNESSDDDELSDNKSDE from the coding sequence ATGTCTGTATGTGGAGTTGCAAGCGGTCTGTACGCGATGGGACTGTTCGCGATCGGATTTCCCGGCATGCCGGAAATGTTGATCGTGTTGTTCTTGGCCCTGTTGTTGTTCGGCGGAGCGAAACTGCCCGGTTTGATGCGTAACCTGGGCAAAAGCGCCAACGAGTTCAAGCGTGGCATGAACGAGTCGTCCGACGACGATGAACTGTCCGACAACAAATCGGACGAATAG
- a CDS encoding F0F1 ATP synthase subunit C, translated as MNSHRVPVFLLAAILIVGVAGVSQPAARAQDDAGGEQAIGLAGDAASPAQSAAAGTGQGGIDNLGLIALGSIVIAGLTIAIGSIGPAFGEGRAVAQALSAIAQQPDSSNTITRTLFVGLAMIESTAIYCFVVAMILLFANPFWNHFTQ; from the coding sequence ATGAATAGTCATCGCGTCCCCGTTTTCTTGTTGGCGGCGATCCTGATCGTTGGGGTCGCCGGTGTCAGCCAGCCCGCCGCCCGGGCGCAAGACGACGCCGGCGGCGAGCAAGCGATCGGACTCGCTGGTGATGCAGCGTCACCCGCCCAATCCGCCGCTGCCGGCACAGGCCAGGGCGGCATCGACAACCTGGGGCTGATCGCCTTGGGGTCGATCGTCATCGCGGGTCTGACGATCGCCATCGGTTCCATCGGACCGGCGTTCGGCGAAGGCCGAGCGGTCGCCCAAGCCCTCAGCGCGATCGCTCAACAACCCGATTCGTCCAACACGATCACCCGTACCCTGTTCGTCGGTTTGGCCATGATCGAATCCACCGCGATCTATTGCTTTGTCGTCGCCATGATTCTGTTGTTCGCCAACCCGTTTTGGAACCATTTCACCCAGTAG
- a CDS encoding F0F1 ATP synthase subunit epsilon — MMQLKIQTPNEVLTDEPVVKVIAEAENGSFCLLPRHVDFFSALVPGLLAFEDSDGNEHFVAVGEGLLVKKGQTVMVSVRQAVRGGDLGKLQRTVREQFESIDERERATHAAVAKLEASFLRGYLELSGEVR, encoded by the coding sequence ATGATGCAGCTGAAAATCCAAACGCCCAACGAAGTCTTGACGGACGAGCCCGTGGTCAAGGTCATCGCCGAGGCGGAGAACGGAAGTTTTTGTTTGCTGCCCCGCCACGTCGATTTCTTTTCGGCGCTCGTGCCCGGATTGTTGGCGTTCGAAGACAGCGATGGCAACGAGCACTTTGTCGCCGTCGGCGAAGGGTTGTTGGTCAAGAAAGGCCAAACCGTGATGGTTTCCGTTCGCCAAGCGGTCCGAGGCGGGGACTTGGGGAAACTGCAACGCACCGTTCGCGAACAATTCGAATCGATCGATGAACGCGAGCGGGCCACACACGCGGCGGTGGCCAAGTTGGAAGCGAGTTTCTTGCGCGGCTATTTGGAACTGAGCGGAGAAGTGCGATGA
- a CDS encoding RNA polymerase sigma factor has product MHSTHFRDEPSTSASMLARAREGDAESWKQLAQVYGPIVYGWARRCGCQAADAADVMQDTFASVAKALSRFDGERDGATFRGWLWTISRNKIRDRARIAADERAAGGTAANLALLQIADAQAIDADDPPTTVQADSLDARRRMIELLRQCFDQRTWQMFWETTVIGRPPLDVAEEMGVSKWAVYKARARVLQRLQLEMKGLE; this is encoded by the coding sequence ATGCATTCGACCCACTTTCGCGATGAACCGTCCACCTCCGCTTCCATGCTCGCGCGTGCACGCGAGGGTGATGCGGAAAGTTGGAAACAACTCGCCCAGGTCTACGGCCCGATCGTCTACGGTTGGGCCAGGCGATGTGGTTGCCAGGCGGCCGACGCCGCCGATGTGATGCAAGACACGTTTGCGTCGGTCGCCAAGGCGCTGTCTCGGTTTGACGGCGAACGCGACGGCGCAACCTTTCGCGGCTGGCTGTGGACCATCTCACGGAACAAAATCCGCGACCGGGCGCGGATCGCTGCCGATGAACGGGCCGCCGGCGGCACGGCGGCCAATCTGGCCTTGCTGCAGATTGCCGACGCCCAGGCGATCGATGCCGATGATCCTCCGACGACGGTTCAAGCCGATTCGCTCGACGCCCGTCGCCGGATGATCGAGCTGCTGCGCCAGTGCTTTGACCAGCGGACGTGGCAGATGTTTTGGGAGACCACTGTGATCGGACGTCCGCCGCTGGATGTCGCTGAGGAGATGGGCGTTTCGAAATGGGCGGTTTATAAGGCTCGGGCCAGGGTGTTGCAGCGGCTGCAGCTGGAGATGAAGGGGTTGGAATGA
- a CDS encoding serine/threonine protein kinase, whose product MRRNCLEPDELRRVLEGELPPEQFDSAISHLDTCETCRTAAERFDGGLQAVGESKSSEDDARAGVQNETACQVALQQLLQQSSAILPATAAPPPPFEMLGPYRLLELIGSGGMGAVYLAEHQRLKRRCAIKLLPPERVTQAGWLDRFDREMTTIASLEHPHIVCATDAGHEAGWHYLVMEYLDGLDIGRVAGRIGQLDVADACEIVRQAALGLAHIHDSGLVHRDIKPSNLMLTQSGTIKLLDLGLVLDGDDPLAKDDRLTTVGHVMGTMPYMAPEQLADSRDVRPQSDMYSLGATLYRLIAGHPPHRSERGLAAQVLAITSSDAKPLDAIRNDVDRDVVSFVASMLSRDPAKRPASAMEVARQLESMTKPSHLKRLLRDAVRKHSADDLPRSTLLPSIVNSGGSKDRVGIKRWLMGAAAALCLIAATIVIKIQTDRGDLVIHSEHDDLTVLVKQGDEVVDQLTIESGKDNRKTLHKGTYQVEIVGGGDALALSDDVVTIGRGTGQSIDVVKRIEPRGQSLVEAPTPSLDSVRAEDLDPGIPLHAVRGPGVSPAPNGSVEIPAGSAMDFASFGGKSLSHWIEQIRTETEMEPLGEAIYAAIGGLQDLSRRSMSNASESEVVVKALLERAREFGGLNRKLPPLPGMNDQAITPSEHFMWCLTEVFAEPSFDVWYESSVQELIEGNVNSRAAVITCLHRRVRSAGGGGMYGGGMGGGGMGGFGGGYPGAAMDGTISKFTTNKLIRCCLSLATADAWSGMPVDQQKGAATRTREVLIVMPGSLGMGLSQEANDELTRVILSIPESERSDWEKGFVPNDAGDPTDSDGAAMEGYGMQSLGAAQDESADSAPETLFQGRDLASWMEALERERDVASLGEAMRAVETLSREADTQTRLAAANKTLSVARRLGGIVAGGKGDPNPSHSFMSSFLETFPRYCPNPGIDAIRSELSGGNTNSQTAAVWVLYNYLQSTDAGFGTLVAGERSDTWIKDQASTEQGREYVRVISDELLNFVDSLAPITPTANLSFSTQQHVRQLAMDSALHLSMEMDDPIAENERLRRYVVVQVASAMENKTTLEGQSLATFGQSKLKEQMLVAAIQVAQHDKDFGTSECWDFLATHFSMPADVREKIYWTMSDRYRDAFDRFKKAAPKSLLNEIHRTLNHPGYLSTRSDWYVMVIPFYADEFNPVEDAAKALQFFESSLDSQGPASEKLRTVVETAQQMVRERIALQSLIVD is encoded by the coding sequence ATGAGACGTAACTGTTTGGAACCAGATGAATTGCGACGAGTGCTCGAAGGGGAATTGCCCCCGGAGCAGTTTGATTCGGCGATCTCGCATCTGGACACCTGTGAAACCTGTCGCACGGCCGCGGAACGGTTCGACGGCGGGTTGCAAGCGGTCGGCGAATCAAAGTCCTCTGAGGACGATGCTCGGGCCGGAGTGCAGAACGAAACCGCGTGCCAGGTCGCGCTTCAGCAACTCTTGCAGCAATCGTCGGCGATCTTGCCCGCGACCGCCGCTCCGCCGCCCCCGTTTGAAATGCTCGGGCCTTACCGGCTGTTGGAATTGATCGGCAGTGGCGGGATGGGGGCCGTCTACTTGGCCGAACATCAACGGCTGAAACGGCGCTGCGCGATTAAGTTGTTGCCGCCCGAACGCGTCACCCAAGCCGGCTGGTTGGACCGGTTTGATCGCGAGATGACGACGATCGCGTCGCTGGAACACCCCCACATCGTGTGCGCCACCGATGCCGGACACGAAGCGGGCTGGCACTACTTGGTGATGGAGTATCTGGACGGGCTGGACATCGGTCGCGTGGCGGGGCGCATTGGCCAGCTGGACGTTGCCGACGCCTGCGAAATCGTCCGTCAAGCGGCGCTCGGCTTGGCCCACATCCACGACAGCGGATTGGTGCATCGCGATATCAAACCGTCCAATTTGATGCTGACTCAATCTGGGACCATCAAACTATTGGATCTCGGTCTGGTGCTCGACGGCGATGACCCGCTCGCTAAAGACGATCGCCTGACCACCGTCGGACACGTGATGGGGACGATGCCGTACATGGCGCCAGAACAATTGGCCGACAGTCGTGACGTGCGTCCCCAGTCCGACATGTATTCGCTCGGCGCGACCCTGTACCGTTTGATCGCCGGCCATCCGCCGCACCGCTCCGAGCGCGGGTTGGCGGCGCAGGTGTTGGCGATCACCAGCAGCGATGCCAAGCCGCTCGACGCCATCCGCAACGACGTCGATCGTGATGTCGTCAGTTTTGTTGCCAGCATGTTGTCACGTGATCCGGCCAAGCGACCGGCATCGGCGATGGAGGTGGCTCGGCAATTGGAGTCGATGACGAAACCCAGTCATTTGAAACGTCTGTTGCGTGACGCGGTTCGGAAACACTCCGCCGACGATCTGCCACGCAGCACCTTGCTGCCGTCGATTGTCAATTCCGGCGGTTCCAAAGATCGCGTGGGAATCAAACGTTGGTTGATGGGGGCTGCGGCGGCGCTGTGTCTGATCGCCGCCACGATCGTGATCAAGATCCAGACCGATCGTGGAGATTTGGTCATCCACTCCGAGCACGACGATTTGACCGTTTTGGTCAAGCAAGGGGACGAGGTCGTCGATCAACTGACGATCGAATCGGGAAAGGACAATCGAAAGACGCTGCACAAGGGCACGTATCAGGTGGAGATCGTCGGCGGCGGTGACGCGCTCGCGCTCAGCGACGACGTCGTCACGATCGGTCGCGGGACAGGGCAGTCGATTGATGTCGTCAAGCGAATCGAACCGAGAGGCCAGTCTCTGGTGGAGGCCCCAACGCCGAGTCTCGATTCGGTGCGAGCCGAAGATTTGGACCCGGGCATTCCACTGCATGCTGTACGAGGGCCTGGCGTTTCCCCGGCACCAAACGGATCCGTCGAAATACCCGCCGGCTCGGCGATGGACTTCGCCTCGTTCGGCGGCAAATCGCTTTCGCATTGGATCGAACAGATTCGAACCGAAACTGAGATGGAGCCACTCGGTGAAGCCATTTATGCGGCGATCGGTGGGTTGCAGGATTTGTCGCGCCGTAGCATGTCGAACGCGTCGGAAAGCGAGGTGGTTGTCAAAGCATTGCTGGAACGCGCTCGTGAGTTCGGCGGGCTGAATCGTAAATTGCCCCCGCTGCCCGGCATGAACGATCAAGCCATCACGCCGTCGGAACATTTCATGTGGTGCTTGACCGAAGTGTTTGCCGAGCCTTCGTTCGACGTTTGGTATGAAAGCTCGGTGCAAGAATTGATCGAAGGCAATGTGAACAGTCGCGCCGCCGTGATCACCTGCTTGCACCGCCGCGTCCGTTCAGCTGGTGGAGGTGGCATGTACGGTGGCGGCATGGGCGGTGGCGGCATGGGCGGATTCGGCGGCGGATATCCCGGCGCGGCAATGGACGGTACGATTTCCAAGTTTACCACCAACAAGCTCATTCGATGTTGTCTCAGCCTGGCGACGGCGGATGCCTGGTCCGGAATGCCGGTTGATCAACAAAAGGGCGCGGCCACGAGGACGCGTGAAGTCTTGATCGTTATGCCCGGAAGTCTGGGAATGGGACTCTCCCAGGAGGCCAACGATGAATTGACCCGTGTGATCCTCTCGATTCCGGAAAGTGAACGCAGCGATTGGGAAAAGGGGTTTGTTCCAAACGACGCGGGTGATCCCACTGACAGTGATGGTGCCGCCATGGAAGGATACGGGATGCAGAGTCTCGGTGCTGCGCAGGATGAATCGGCCGATTCTGCCCCCGAGACGCTCTTTCAAGGCCGCGACTTGGCCAGTTGGATGGAGGCTTTGGAGCGAGAACGTGATGTCGCATCACTCGGGGAAGCCATGCGGGCGGTCGAAACGTTGTCGCGGGAAGCAGATACACAGACCCGTTTGGCAGCGGCAAACAAGACGTTGTCGGTGGCTCGACGGCTCGGCGGAATCGTGGCCGGTGGCAAAGGTGATCCCAATCCATCGCATTCGTTTATGTCATCCTTTCTCGAGACGTTTCCGAGATATTGCCCCAATCCCGGAATTGATGCGATACGCAGTGAACTCTCCGGTGGGAACACCAACAGCCAAACGGCCGCAGTGTGGGTCTTGTACAACTATCTTCAGTCGACCGATGCAGGCTTCGGTACCCTGGTCGCAGGCGAACGGTCGGACACGTGGATCAAAGATCAAGCGAGCACCGAGCAGGGGCGCGAGTATGTTCGCGTGATTTCCGACGAACTTCTCAATTTTGTCGATTCGCTCGCGCCGATCACTCCCACGGCAAACCTTTCCTTTTCGACGCAGCAGCACGTGCGCCAGTTGGCAATGGACTCCGCCTTGCACCTGAGCATGGAGATGGACGACCCGATCGCCGAAAACGAACGATTGCGACGGTATGTCGTGGTGCAGGTTGCTTCTGCCATGGAGAACAAGACAACCTTGGAAGGTCAGTCCTTGGCGACCTTCGGCCAATCCAAACTGAAGGAACAGATGCTGGTCGCGGCGATTCAGGTAGCCCAACACGACAAGGATTTCGGCACTTCAGAGTGTTGGGATTTCCTGGCCACTCACTTTTCAATGCCGGCCGATGTTCGCGAAAAGATTTACTGGACAATGTCCGACCGCTATCGCGATGCGTTCGATCGTTTCAAGAAAGCTGCCCCAAAATCACTGCTCAATGAGATCCATCGAACACTCAACCATCCGGGATACTTGTCGACGAGGTCTGATTGGTATGTCATGGTGATCCCGTTCTATGCTGACGAATTTAATCCGGTCGAGGACGCAGCAAAGGCGTTGCAATTCTTCGAGTCCTCTTTGGATTCTCAGGGACCGGCCAGCGAAAAACTGCGAACGGTGGTGGAAACGGCCCAGCAGATGGTGCGGGAACGGATCGCATTACAATCGTTGATCGTTGACTGA
- a CDS encoding PAC2 family protein: MSEATKSKRPWLVAVWPGMGHVAISAGYYLMAKLGMQYLGEFTPNGLFDVDYAIIKSGIVQKTQRPRSRFFIWKAPDDKRDIIVFIGEAQPPLGKFEFCEKLIDFARDQGVERVFTFAAMATDMHPEHESRLFGAATDQKTLKELDRPEVRYLEEGHVSGLNGVLLAAAVDKGMEGVCLLGEMPHLFAQLPFPKASLAVLEVFAEMAEIPLDFTELKEQAQAIEQQLGELLAKFKEKMKSNESGATESFEHPNDNEEELAEADQARIETLFAQAADDRSKAYELKNELDRLGVFEEFEDRFLDLFQRPE; encoded by the coding sequence ATGAGCGAAGCAACGAAATCGAAACGTCCGTGGTTGGTCGCCGTGTGGCCCGGAATGGGGCACGTTGCAATCAGCGCGGGATATTATCTGATGGCCAAATTGGGCATGCAGTATTTGGGCGAATTCACGCCGAACGGTTTGTTTGATGTCGACTATGCGATCATCAAATCGGGGATCGTGCAAAAAACGCAGCGGCCGCGGAGCCGATTTTTCATCTGGAAAGCCCCGGACGACAAACGCGACATCATCGTCTTCATCGGCGAAGCCCAGCCGCCGCTCGGCAAATTTGAGTTCTGTGAAAAACTGATCGACTTTGCCCGCGACCAGGGTGTCGAACGCGTGTTTACGTTCGCCGCGATGGCGACCGACATGCATCCCGAACACGAATCACGCCTGTTCGGGGCGGCCACGGATCAAAAGACGCTGAAGGAACTCGATCGCCCCGAAGTGCGTTATTTGGAAGAAGGCCACGTCAGCGGGCTCAACGGCGTGCTGCTTGCCGCCGCCGTCGACAAGGGCATGGAAGGCGTTTGCCTGCTCGGCGAGATGCCACACCTGTTTGCCCAACTGCCGTTCCCCAAGGCTTCGCTTGCGGTGCTGGAAGTGTTTGCCGAGATGGCCGAAATTCCACTCGACTTCACCGAGTTAAAAGAACAAGCCCAGGCAATCGAACAGCAGCTCGGTGAGTTGCTGGCGAAGTTCAAGGAAAAGATGAAAAGCAACGAGTCCGGCGCGACCGAATCATTTGAGCACCCAAACGACAATGAGGAAGAACTTGCCGAAGCGGACCAGGCGAGAATCGAAACCCTGTTCGCCCAAGCCGCCGATGACCGCTCGAAGGCTTACGAACTGAAGAATGAACTCGATCGGCTGGGCGTGTTTGAGGAGTTCGAAGATCGGTTCCTGGACCTGTTTCAGCGTCCGGAGTAA